Proteins encoded within one genomic window of Scheffersomyces stipitis CBS 6054 chromosome 3, complete sequence:
- the HDT2 gene encoding conserved hypothetical protein (hemolysin III domain membrane protein~go_component integral to membrane): METEIRHRGTSSNDKSFESVPTTEELLVEKLDVFLSSIESRLDNFEHFFKFKSQELKEAKELNLSTFAENVSRSRRDSTASLSNIKNYSINNLNLIHQRLHLIKDSVLRSSFTNLEYLYNTLDDQYNYLFNSTSSEDSDSASSVDKELIASSSNRKEILSQKIIATIQYFDEKLLSIDAFINDNKPERRLDYEEDSTLLQLRFFNFNRALKNAKDRYLHYYELPLSWRENKYIVYGYRYSLNHSTMLKSIFEFNHNESMNIWTHIIGFFFVGYLTLWHFPNTDVYKSNSFNDNLPVFVFFGAALKCLISSVTWHTYSCFAHLPTRQMCACVDYTGITVLITCSVIAAEYCALFNYPKILKVYITFSTICGTSGFAFNWSPYFDKPECRSVRIGFFMGLAFLGASAGVCMAIYEGVLPTLKFFFPLVYKSFVWYWLGVIFYGGLIPERWRYDVIIEENTKVCHHNYDTRDVLLDNIENSGREEIEEIEEEFENIEEKHLPEDEEEARFKDIIAKHFPEKPTTTPYSHEFLSLWWVDYFLASHNIWHICVVLGVVGHYFSLLDMYRNIERAAT, translated from the coding sequence ATGGAAACTGAAATCAGACACAGAGGAACATCTTCCAATGACAAGTCTTTCGAGTCTGTTCCTACAACTGAAGAGCTTttggttgaaaaattagacGTTTTCTTATCGTCTATCGAGTCTCGTTTAGACAACTTTGAGcactttttcaaattcaagtCCCAAGAACTCAAAGAAGCTAAAGAGCTCAACTTGTCAACTTTTGCGGAAAATGTCTCTCGTTCAAGACGAGATAGCACAGCTAGCTTGtccaacatcaagaactactccatcaacaatttgaacCTCATTCACCAGAGACTTCATCTCATCAAGGACTCCGTATTGCGATCttctttcaccaacttggaGTACTTGTACAATACGCTTGATGACCAGTATAACTATTTATTCAACAGCacatcttctgaagataGTGATTCTGCAAGTTCCGTAGACAAAGAATTAATAGCTAGTTCAAGCAACAGAAAGGAGATCTTGTCTCAAAAAATCATAGCCACCATCCAGTATTTcgatgaaaaattgctaCTGATCGATGCCTtcatcaacgacaacaagccagaaagaagactcGACTACGAAGAAGACTCCACACTTCTTCAGTTACGATTTTTTAACTTCAATAGAGCTTTGAAGAATGCCAAAGACAGATACTTGCACTACTACGAGTTGCCTCTAAGTTGGAGAGAAAACAAGTACATAGTATATGGTTATCGGTACTCGTTGAACCACAGCACCATGCTAAAGTCGATCTTTGAATTCAACCACAACGAATCTATGAACATATGGACCCATATCATAGGATTCTTTTTTGTGGGATATTTAACTCTCTGGCACTTCCCTAATACCGATGTTTACAAGCTGAACTCGTTCAATGACAACTTGCCCGTCTTCGTCTTTTTTGGAGCGGCCTTGAAGTGTCTTATCAGTTCTGTGACATGGCATACGTATTCCTGTTTTGCCCACTTGCCTACCAGACAAATGTGTGCATGTGTAGACTATACTGGAATCACTGTGTTGATTACTTGTTCCGTTATAGCTGCAGAATACTGTGCATTGTTCAATTACCCCAAGATCCTAAAGGTGTATATAACGTTTTCCACGATTTGTGGTACCTCCGGGTTCGCATTTAATTGGTCGCCTTACTTCGATAAGCCCGAATGTAGATCCGTGAGAATCGGCTTCTTCATGGGGTTAGCATTTTTGGGTGCATCTGCCGGTGTTTGTATGGCGATATACGAAGGCGTTCTCCCCACactcaagttcttctttcctcTTGTCTACAAGAGTTTTGTGTGGTACTGGTTGGGGGTTATTTTCTACGGAGGTCTAATTCCAGAAAGATGGAGATATGATGTGATCATTGAAGAGAACACTAAAGTATGCCACCACAACTATGACACCAGAGACGTCTTATTGGACAATATCGAAAATAGTGGTCgtgaagaaatcgaagaaattgaagaggaGTTTGAGAATATCGAGGAAAAGCATTTACCagaggacgaagaagaggcCAGATTCAAAGATATTATAGCCAAACATTTTCCCGAGAAGCCAACCACTACTCCCTACAGTCATGAGTTCCTTTCGTTGTGGTGGGTCGACTACTTTTTGGCAAGTCATAATATCTGGCATATCTGTGTCGTGTTGGGGGTAGTGGGACATTATTTTAGTTTGTTGGACATGTATAGAAATATCGAAAGAGCTGCTACATAG
- a CDS encoding predicted protein: MMYFAFNRVTENRIPAFVISQEPSFNYPRRSKSFEKSVEVLFKEVEKNPDQYWVSNTALTEVQIDVPIRPFLAKYENDDSWASKKELYYDPRFTLSMYLNELRTQYLRTKDAGSRVVDANSYSNTPILPFNWADWMDLTSLNKELVKPIDERISCEWLMENTNNQPDPYFCIENNDFPESELKALGFKYKEQLPGAIINAHARHEDRSVNNLRVFQAKAHALTHLPKPYRVIILNGDKKGGTYEFDVDLNSNQRLASSQMIDNYLVSNNINIEEVDEDFVIKLNHIDELNKLKEAVTPLHLQPEDKGYKMYHTLKKQSNPRASREFHLEAKSFNFESIESQAEALINKPELSHSEKSYLSGLIECAQYNDTSEPVYFGMPVIDNQDPDNLDHEWGWHYDWRFFNGALNYHREGWTQQDKNIRTNIILERLLRTWNTFAEEKGIISWIMHGPLLSWYWNGLMFPFDVDIDIQMPMADLVRLARDFNQTLVVENPEDGYGRFLIDVGSYMHHRGISGHNHIDARFVDVDSGIYIDITGLSKSDANLPEEYSKKEKFELTEISKQDGDDKAEIYNDRRKHFYKLDQLSPLRYSMMGGVPVYIPSTITNRLKFEYSKGLSRYEYGGWYFVSVLNLWIQETYIIDTFSKTNFYKEDDIEKVDKEKVTNFVQNMTEEDALSLLEVTDVLVEYYLTKKHTDTHTLESIFLFDRTGNDTNFSAQTPHFKEIYNELTSTFKIAPKPLRKCLYDFENIEKPRRQARISN; encoded by the coding sequence ATGATGTACTTTGCATTCAATAGAGTAACCGAAAATAGAATTCCAGCATTCGTCATATCACAAGAACCATCATTCAACTACCCTAGAAGACTGAAGTCCTTCGAGAAGTCAGTAGAAGTCTTGTTCAAAGAGGTCGAGAAGAACCCAGACCAATACTGGGTATCTAACACAGCACTCACGGAAGTCCAAATCGATGTTCCTATCAGACCCTTCCTTGCCAAATACGAAAATGACGACTCCTGGGCTAGCAAGAAGGAACTATACTACGATCCAAGATTCACACTTTCCATGTATTTAAACGAACTTAGAACACAATATTTAAGAACAAAAGACGCGGGATCAAGAGTGGTCGATGCCAATCTGTATCTGAACACTCCCATTTTACCTTTCAACTGGGCAGACTGGATGGACTTGACTTCGTTGAACAAAGAGTTGGTCAAACCTATTGATGAAAGGATTAGCTGTGAATGGTTGATGGAAAACACCAACAACCAGCCAGACCCATATTTCTGTATCGAAAACAATGATTTTCCAGAGTCTGAACTCAAGGCATTGGGATTTAAGTATAAAGAACAATTACCAGGAGCCATAATCAATGCACATGCCAGACACGAAGACCGTTCTGTCAACAACCTCCGAGTTTTCCAAGCTAAAGCGCATGCTCTCACACATTTGCCAAAACCTTATCGTGTGATAATCTTAAATGGAGACAAAAAAGGTGGTACCTACGAATTTGATGTAGACTTGAACTCTAATCAGAGATTGGCTAGCTCACAAATGATAGACAATTACTTAGTcagcaacaatatcaatattgaagaagtagacgaAGACTTCGTtatcaagttgaaccaCATCGAtgagttgaacaagttgaaggaagccGTCACTCCCCTTCATTTACAGCCAGAAGATAAGGGTTACAAAATGTACCACACACTCAAGAAGCAATCCAATCCCAGAGCATCCAGAGAGTTTCACTTAGAAGCCAAATCattcaattttgaaagCATCGAACTGCAAGCAGAAGCATTGATAAATAAACCCGAGCTTTCACACCTGGAAAAACTGTACCTTTCTGGGTTGATTGAATGTGCTCAATACAACGATACTTCTGAGCCAGTCTATTTCGGAATGCCAGTCATCGACAACCAAGATCCAGACAATCTTGACCACGAATGGGGTTGGCACTACGACTGGAGGTTCTTCAACGGAGCTTTGAATTACCATAGAGAAGGTTGGACTCAACAAGACAAGAATATTAGAACAAATATCATATTGGAAAGATTGTTGAGGACATGGAACACTTTTGCCGAAGAGAAAGGTATCATTTCTTGGATAATGCATGGTCCATTGTTGTCATGGTATTGGAATGGGTTGATGTTTCCATTTGACGTTGATATCGATATTCAAATGCCAATGGCAGATCTTGTTCGTTTAGCTCGTGACTTCAACCAGACCTTAGTTGTTGAAAACCCAGAAGATGGCTACGGTAGATTCTTAATTGATGTTGGCAGCTATATGCATCACAGAGGGATTTCAGGTCATAACCATATTGATGCCAGATTCGTCGACGTCGACTCCGGTATTTATATTGACATCACCGGTCTCAGTAAGTCAGATGCCAATTTGCCGGAAGAGTATAgcaaaaaggaaaagttcGAATTGACTGAAATTTCGAAGCAAGATGGAGACGACAAAGCAGAAATCTACAACGATCGCCGTAAGCATTTTTACAAGTTGGATCAATTGTCTCCTTTACGTTACTCTATGATGGGTGGTGTCCCAGTGTACATTCCATCTACCATAACCAACAGATTAAAGTTCGAGTATTCCAAAGGTTTATCTCGTTATGAATACGGTGGTTGGTACTTTGTAAGCGTGTTGAACTTGTGGATACAAGAAACATATATAATAGACACGTTTTCGAAGACTAACTTCTACAAAGAGGATGACATTGAAAAGgttgacaaagaaaaggtcACTAATTTTGTTCAGAACatgacagaagaagacgcTCTTAGCTTGCTTGAAGTCACTGATGTTCTTGTGGAATACTACCTCACTAAGAAACACACAGATACCCATACCCTTGAGAGTATATTCCTTTTTGACAGAACAGGTAATGATACCAACTTCCTGGCACAGACACCACACTTCAAGGAAATTTACAACGAGCTCACATCTACATTCAAGATTGCACCCAAACCGCTCAGAAAGTGCTTGTATGACTTTGAAAACATAGAGAAGCCTAGAAGACAAGCAAGAATTCTGAACTAA
- a CDS encoding predicted protein: MSTHFTRDFLQVIRGPICNLEMLNLNISKRHPKDQLQSAGNMSADGDFDIDHRDIFQNLDVSLLELLHRRRVTERFLNASPDERIAILNEEMDTLGQEIDDTLIERHNLYTEQRGHVHNSVFRWVWIGIPLPVFRSRNFYRNYSMRRMLTVLAAFVTALWQRFVRMVSLVAFGFALFNYVPNLFRMVLVIGNQITFSENFLRDALTYIFRDNTAMMERHLLILKSNYDLSAGIAGDSSVFNTTYSLAYNITCRYLMSFFIDFGEDTAVYIDNKSLVFKFGDVINSCFPVLTSHPWYGTFVTVSVYMLYSVVGILICVNINWFYAANILNRISRYRRFYFSLAKIVWKSLFSEVL; encoded by the coding sequence ATGTCGACTCATTTTACGCGTGACTTTTTGCAGGTGATTCGTGGGCCGATATGTAATCTTGAAATGTTGAACCTAAACATCCTGAAACGACATCCAAAAGACCAACTACAGCTGGCTGGGAATATGAGTGCGGATGGGGACTTCGATATTGACCATCGCGACATATTTCAGAACTTGGATGTTAGCCTTCTAGAGCTTTTACATCGTCGTAGAGTGACGGAGCGTTTTCTAAACGCTTCGCCCGACGAGAGAATCGCTATACTCAACGAAGAGATGGACACTCTTGGCCAGGAAATTGATGATACTTTAATAGAGAGGCATAATCTCTACACTGAACAAAGAGGTCACGTCCACAACTCAGTGTTTCGGTGGGTCTGGATCGGTATTCCTCTTCCAGTCTTCAGATCTCGCAACTTTTATAGAAATTATAGTATGAGACGCATGTTGACCGTGTTGGCCGCATTTGTTACTGCTCTATGGCAGCGTTTCGTTCGTATGGTGCTGTTGGTTGCGTTTGGCTTTGCACTTTTCAATTATGTGCCTAATCTATTCCGAATGGTGCTTGTTATCGGAAACCAAATCACATTTTCCGAAAACTTCTTAAGAGATGCTTTGACTTATATATTCCGTGACAACACAGCAATGATGGAACGTCACCTTctcatcttgaagagcaaTTACGATTTGTCCGCTGGAATTGCTGGCGACAGCTCCGTGTTTAACACCACCTACTCATTGGCATACAATATTACCTGTAGATACCTAATGagtttcttcattgatttCGGAGAGGACACCGCTGTGTATATTGACAACAAATCGTTGGTGTTCAAGTTTGGTGATGTAATTAACAGCTGCTTCCCGGTGTTGACGAGCCATCCCTGGTATGGGACCTTTGTCACCGTCTCGGTGTATATGTTGTACTCTGTAGTGGGAATCCTCATCTGTGTGAACATCAACTGGTTCTACGCAGCCAACATTCTCAACCGTATCCTGAGATACAGACGGTTTTACTTTAGCTTGGCCAAGATCGTGTGGAAGAGCTTGTTTTCGGAAGTCTTATAG
- a CDS encoding predicted protein (go_process intracellular signaling cascade) — MKNTSNDFLDGLTPAQEHFLKKYLLEYRLSDELHTFSRADVCELVGFPFKTTLKKSGFDVLPLSTFYMRNFVAQFPFIASNSDNVQRAFWQETVQPFVESFNSKNISSSEERQTNATKRRQVNKKFLSGMLLFYNSVIITNKELTYLNESHLKPSDTGKMDKFSANLNDDALCVDDIDKHDMKKFHHNLSINIVALRRTGAAVAGTPSNSISSWSPMRFVTSSRPSAPRHHYEFVIQVTTRESVDGNFQYKSHFIARHYHEFKTLESKLKRHLPGVMSTEVSELPRKFSNDNGYNDIAHEKDTESELASLSSTVNGSSKTTKLVREKLRLSLRGYLRTLSKYPEIVHSDIFLDFIDHGSFNYRQLSEVELEDHKNRIEHERTMLKTQVEFQKQTAKVIVNLTKDFESLKKDIIMNPSTLSGIFDQIGKSSDIKKQTPFLKTLNEWCKLEAAATLYQVFLSQDNSNDWLNRCRKFHRLFPYNLVYGILRFTNPLKIVSRIVDLLLVNIPTVSIPSWGSKDEEELKEIAKKSGSRNLLSMIFVMLLDESLSSYETELKLLREEKLDSEYEIFLERIERYTDVDYAVVDAIKRESYEKSQDLLLTVLSTDLIKPPLRTIEDKYKYSQIVKSQMSYDQLAEHKNVVDSALYLNLKQYWQVQIRKKDADLFKQLWKEPELTKLIKNFLMVFYQPMMRIFTKADIHVVFRDFQKFMDDLMKELSIINNQEIYYLNSFEVFDRLKSLFDKHEDVLWKFIHTLYVKDDEHLFKGLVLWIEKFLVALRIKFFDEETVKLNLSSANLGIDEELFLKQLNSRAERTILRRKLFKEFLEVQASTGDETAQDKIDSKWEEVNNQLYGEFNTKGLGIDLEDVEEFNHLNAEEDLGDHSNERVLKQKLFDLEKNLVDYGTSELDKLDDSVKSQLSTLLTNLKI, encoded by the coding sequence ATGAAGAACACCTCAAACGACTTTCTTGACGGCCTAACTCCGGCGCAGGAGCATTTCCTCAAGAagtatcttcttgaatatcGGCTCTCTGATGAACTCCACACTTTCTCACGAGCAGACGTTTGTGAGTTGGTGGGATTTCCGTTCAAGACGACCCTCAAAAAGTCAGGATTTGATGTTTTACCTTTGTCAACTTTCTATATGCGCAATTTTGTTGCTCAATTCCCATTCATCGCTTCGAATTCAGACAATGTCCAACGTGCCTTCTGGCAGGAAACAGTCCAGCCCTTCGTTGAGAGTTTCAATAGCAAGAACATCAGTAGCTCTGAGGAAAGGCAAACAAATGCAACTAAAAGACGACaagtcaacaagaaattccTTTCTGGAATGTTGTTGTTCTACAATTCTGTCATTATCACCAATAAGGAACTCACCTACCTCAATGAAAGCCATTTGAAGCCTCTGGATACTGGCAAAATGGATAAGTTTCTGGCCAATTTGAATGACGACGCGTTGTGTGTAGACGATATTGATAAACACGATATGAAAAAGTTTCACCATAACTTGAGTATCAATATCGTTGCTCTAAGAAGAACTGGCGCAGCTGTAGCAGGAACTCCGTCAAACagtatttcttcttggagcCCAATGAGATTTGTGACCTCCTCTAGACCTCTGGCCCCTCGACACCATTACGAATTTGTGATACAGGTCACCACCAGAGAGTCAGTTGATGgaaattttcagtataAGAGCCATTTTATAGCACGCCATTATCATGAAttcaagactttggaaAGCAAACTCAAGCGACACTTGCCAGGCGTAATGTCTACTGAGGTTTCAGAATTACCTCGAAAATTCAGTAACGACAACGGGTACAATGATATTGCGCACGAGAAAGACACTGAATCAGAGTTGGCATCGTTATCTAGTACTGTAAATGGctcttcaaaaacaacaaaattAGTAAGAGAAAAACTCAGGCTTTCGTTAAGAGGCTATTTAAGAACTCTTAGTAAGTATCCTGAAATCGTACATTCCGATATATTTCTAGATTTCATTGACCACGGCAGTTTTAACTACCGTCAACtctctgaagttgaacttgagGATCACAAaaacagaattgaacaTGAAAGGACCATGTTGAAAACCCAGGTGGAGTTTCAAAAGCAGACAGCCAAAGTCATTGTAAATCTTACAAAAGACTTTgaatctttgaagaaagacaTCATCATGAATCCGAGCACTCTTTCTGGTATATTCGATCAAATAGGCAAATCGTCTgatatcaagaaacagactCCGTTTTTGAAAACTCTTAATGAATGGTGTAAGCTTGAGGCAGCTGCAACCTTATACCAAGTATTCTTGAGTCAAGACAATTCCAATGATTGGTTGAATAGATGTCGCAAATTCCACAGACTATTCCCATATAACTTGGTTTATGGAATCTTGAGATTTACCAATCCGTTGAAGATAGTTTCAAGAATAGTAGACCTCTTACTTGTGAATATCCCTACTGTGTCCATTCCTAGTTGGGGATCcaaggatgaagaagagctcAAAGAGATCGCAAAAAAGTCCGGCTCCAGAAATCTACTCTCAATGATATTTGTGATGTTGTTGGATGAAAGTTTGAGTAGCTACGAAACTGAGTTGAAATTACTTCGAGAAGAGAAGCTTGATTCGGAGTACGAGATATTCcttgaaagaattgaaaggTATACTGATGTGGACTATGCTGTAGTTGATGCAATAAAGAGGGAGTCTTATGAGAAGTCTCAGGATCTTTTGCTAACTGTTTTATCCACTGATCTCATTAAACCTCCGTTGagaacaattgaagacaaaTACAAGTATAGCCAGATTGTTAAGTCCCAAATGTCATACGACCAGTTGGCAGAACATAAGAATGTAGTAGATTCTGCTTTGTACCTAAATTTGAAGCAATACTGGCAGGTTCAAATAAGAAAAAAGGATGCTGATCTTTTCAAGCAGCTATGGAAAGAGCCAGAGTTGACAAAActcatcaagaacttcttaATGGTGTTTTACCAGCCGATGATGAGAATATTTACCAAAGCAGATATTCATGTAGTTTTCAGGGACTTCCAGAAATTCATGGACGATCTCATGAAAGAACTCAGTATTATCAACAATCAAGAGATTTACTATTTAAACTCGTTCGAAGTTTTCGACAGATTAAAATCGCTTTTCGACAAACATGAGGATGTGCTCTGGAAGTTCATTCACACGTTGTATGTCAAAGATGACGAACATTTATTCAAAGGGCTTGTTCTTTGGATAGAAAAATTTCTTGTAGCCCTCCGAATTAAGTTTTTTGATGAGGAGACTGTGAAGCTAAATCTTTCGTCGGCCAATTTAGGAATTGATGAGGAGCTTTTCCTTAAACAGTTGAATTCTAGAGCCGAAAGAACGATTCTCCGTAGGAAATTATTCAAAGAATTTTTGGAGGTTCAGGCTAGTACGGGCGATGAAACAGCACAAGATAAAATTGATTCGAAGTGGGAAGAAGTCAATAACCAATTATATGGAGAATTCAATACAAAGGGGCTTGGAATCGACCTTGAAGACGTGGAAGAATTCAATCACTTGAATGCTGAAGAGGATTTGGGCGATCATAGCAATGAAAGGGTTCTCAAACAGAAGCTTTTCgatttggagaagaactTGGTCGACTACGGCACTTCTGAATTGGACAAATTAGACGATTCAGTGAAGTCCCAACTTTCGACATTATTGACAAATCTTAAAATATAG